The following coding sequences are from one Pseudomonas mendocina window:
- a CDS encoding DNA polymerase III subunit delta': MAEVYPWQETLWQQLAGRSQHAHAYLLHGPAGIGKRALAERLMASLLCQKPNALEACGNCKSCHLLAAGTHPDNFVLEPEEADKPIKVDQVRELVEFVVQTAQLGGRKVVLLEPAEAMNLNAANALLKSLEEPSGNTVLLLISHQPSRLLPTIKSRCVQQACPLPSEAMSLAWLAKSLPDLGDEERADLLTLAAGSPLAALRLQEQGVREQRALAVDGVKKLLKQQVAPSQLAESWKALPMNLLFDWFCDWTQLMLRYQLTQDEQGLGLADMHKVVQYLADKTPQPKVLAMQSWLLEQRQKVIGKANLNQVLLLEALLVQWAALPGTDRR, from the coding sequence GTGGCTGAAGTCTATCCCTGGCAGGAGACGCTCTGGCAGCAATTGGCTGGGCGTAGTCAGCATGCCCATGCCTACCTGCTGCATGGCCCGGCGGGCATCGGCAAGCGTGCCCTGGCCGAGCGCCTGATGGCCAGCCTGTTGTGCCAGAAACCAAATGCGCTGGAGGCTTGCGGTAATTGCAAATCCTGCCACCTGCTGGCTGCGGGCACCCACCCGGATAACTTCGTCCTTGAGCCCGAGGAAGCGGACAAGCCGATCAAGGTCGATCAGGTACGCGAATTGGTCGAGTTCGTGGTGCAGACCGCTCAGCTCGGCGGGCGCAAGGTGGTGCTGCTGGAGCCGGCAGAGGCCATGAACCTCAATGCGGCCAACGCCTTGCTCAAGAGCCTGGAAGAGCCGTCCGGCAATACCGTTTTGCTGCTGATCAGTCACCAGCCCAGTCGCCTGCTACCGACCATCAAGAGCCGTTGCGTCCAGCAGGCCTGTCCTCTGCCGAGCGAGGCGATGAGTCTGGCCTGGCTGGCCAAGTCGCTACCCGACCTGGGTGACGAAGAGCGTGCCGATCTGCTGACCTTGGCTGCTGGCTCGCCTTTGGCGGCGTTGCGTTTGCAGGAGCAGGGCGTGCGTGAGCAGCGAGCCCTGGCGGTGGATGGCGTGAAGAAACTGCTCAAGCAACAGGTGGCGCCGAGTCAATTGGCCGAGAGTTGGAAAGCGCTGCCGATGAACCTGCTGTTCGATTGGTTCTGTGATTGGACGCAACTGATGTTGCGCTACCAGCTGACTCAGGATGAACAGGGGCTTGGCCTTGCCGACATGCACAAGGTCGTGCAGTACCTGGCGGACAAGACGCCTCAGCCCAAGGTATTGGCGATGCAGAGCTGGCTACTGGAGCAGCGTCAGAAAGTGATCGGTAAGGCCAATCTCAATCAGGTGCTGCTGTTGGAGGCGCTATTGGTGCAGTGGGCGGCATTGCCCGGTACCGATCGCCGTTGA
- a CDS encoding aminotransferase class V-fold PLP-dependent enzyme, producing the protein MYVFHDEFPQEHGLRYLNHAAVAPWPKRSAEAVRRFSEVNVSSGARDYSDWLKLERSLRERLMRLMNASSTGDIALVKNTSEALSFVAFGLDWRAGDQVIISNEEFPSNRIVWLALAAQGVEVVEVNLSGADPEAALLAAITPRTRLLSISAVQFASGLRLDLQRLGRGCRQHGVLFCIDAIQQLGALPFDVQAYDCDFAMADGHKWMLGPEGLGVFYCRSEVRAQLKLHEYGWHMLEHAGDYTRTDWQPARSARRFECGSPNMLGAFALEASLSLLEEVGMDKVGALVEERVQRLTDGIRRLPCAVIHSPLDTARRAGIFSFSLAGWDNPALYQRLREEQVICVQRGPGVRLSPHFYTTEQVIEETLGLLTQLAKG; encoded by the coding sequence ATGTACGTATTTCATGATGAGTTTCCCCAAGAACACGGACTGCGCTATCTGAACCACGCGGCGGTCGCTCCCTGGCCGAAACGCAGTGCTGAAGCGGTTCGGCGGTTCTCCGAAGTGAACGTGAGCAGTGGCGCACGCGACTATTCAGACTGGTTGAAACTGGAGCGTAGCCTACGCGAACGCCTTATGCGCCTGATGAACGCATCAAGTACCGGCGATATCGCACTGGTCAAGAATACCTCCGAAGCACTTTCCTTCGTGGCCTTTGGTCTGGACTGGCGTGCGGGCGACCAGGTGATCATCAGCAACGAGGAATTTCCCTCCAACCGCATCGTCTGGCTGGCATTGGCCGCTCAAGGCGTGGAGGTGGTCGAGGTCAACCTGAGCGGCGCAGACCCCGAAGCCGCCCTGCTCGCCGCCATCACGCCACGCACACGCTTGCTGTCGATCAGCGCCGTGCAGTTCGCCAGCGGCCTGCGCCTGGATCTGCAGCGTCTCGGCCGGGGCTGCCGCCAACACGGCGTGCTGTTCTGCATCGATGCCATCCAGCAGCTCGGTGCCCTACCCTTCGATGTCCAGGCCTATGACTGCGACTTCGCCATGGCCGACGGCCACAAGTGGATGCTCGGCCCGGAGGGCTTAGGTGTCTTCTATTGCCGCAGTGAAGTGCGCGCTCAACTCAAGCTGCATGAATACGGCTGGCACATGCTCGAACATGCCGGTGACTACACCCGCACGGACTGGCAACCGGCGCGCAGTGCACGACGCTTCGAGTGCGGCAGCCCGAACATGCTCGGCGCCTTCGCCCTGGAGGCGAGCCTGTCGCTGCTCGAGGAGGTCGGCATGGACAAGGTCGGCGCACTGGTGGAAGAACGGGTGCAGCGTCTGACCGATGGCATTCGTAGACTACCCTGCGCGGTGATCCATAGCCCTCTCGACACAGCGCGCCGCGCCGGCATTTTCAGCTTCAGCCTGGCGGGCTGGGACAATCCGGCGCTGTATCAGCGCCTGCGCGAGGAACAGGTGATCTGCGTACAGCGTGGCCCAGGTGTCCGCCTGTCGCCTCATTTCTATACCACTGAGCAGGTGATCGAGGAAACGCTGGGGCTTCTAACCCAGCTGGCAAAAGGGTGA
- a CDS encoding DUF1302 domain-containing protein translates to MTTYSLARRHQTKHGFALLGLASALSFSTAVNAIEFSFADGEVSGTLDTTVSYGQFWRVQGQAKDNDAINGNDGNRNFDTGLASEVFKVTSELEARYQNYGVFVRGTAFYDTQIMDKRTDFNKNNPNNEPSQNYPDNDSFTRDTRHAAGRSGDILDAYIYGTWDVFERPLSARLGKQVFNWGEGLFYRGVGVANPLNATKYRLPGAQIKEVITPVEAFSFNVGLTESLNLEAYYQFKWKETAMDPVGSYYSTTDIFGAGGEAAYATIPDLIPALAAYDFASALPGGIGTGPHNATRYIDPTTGTFKVGNVGSDAEARDSGQFGISLHYIAESLNYTDFGFYYVNYHTKEPVQQVDFDGYRGVDMNTLGSILGAQTAQALATVDMSLNSNVRRKYVEDVRVMGVSFSTTVGNASVFGELAYKPNMPIAVSATNDILGDLLTQGLAGTSSIYDGNVADSAACGQVANQRLCRGGRVANYERVEAFNASLGTIYNFGPSLGFDSLIGVAEVATEQLHGSSLTYTGYAPTAEKRKFVGSPDTASNPIDRESYGYTVSMSGTWNDVYAGVNLSPFIVHSYDFKGNSHLTGSFMEGRKAYTVGVRANYMGRFEAGLQYTAFTGAGTSNLIRDRDNVSFDMQYSF, encoded by the coding sequence ATGACCACCTACTCCTTGGCTCGGCGGCATCAGACGAAGCATGGCTTCGCACTGCTCGGGCTGGCATCCGCACTTTCCTTCAGCACCGCCGTCAATGCCATCGAATTCAGTTTCGCTGACGGAGAAGTCTCTGGCACCCTCGACACCACCGTGTCGTACGGACAGTTCTGGCGAGTCCAGGGTCAGGCCAAGGATAACGACGCGATCAATGGCAACGACGGCAACCGTAACTTCGACACCGGGCTGGCCTCGGAAGTCTTCAAGGTCACCTCCGAGCTCGAAGCCCGCTACCAGAACTACGGGGTTTTCGTGCGCGGTACGGCGTTCTATGACACGCAGATCATGGACAAGCGTACCGACTTCAACAAGAACAACCCCAACAACGAGCCCAGTCAGAACTACCCGGACAACGACAGTTTTACCCGTGATACGCGCCACGCAGCAGGGCGCTCCGGCGACATTCTCGATGCCTACATTTACGGCACCTGGGACGTGTTTGAGCGCCCCCTGTCAGCGCGCCTTGGCAAGCAGGTGTTCAACTGGGGCGAGGGCCTGTTCTATCGTGGCGTCGGCGTCGCTAACCCACTCAACGCGACGAAGTACCGACTGCCCGGCGCACAGATCAAGGAAGTGATCACGCCGGTTGAGGCGTTCAGCTTCAACGTCGGCCTGACCGAAAGCCTCAACCTCGAGGCCTATTACCAGTTCAAGTGGAAAGAGACCGCGATGGATCCGGTGGGCTCGTACTACTCCACCACCGACATCTTCGGCGCTGGCGGTGAAGCGGCCTATGCCACCATCCCCGATCTGATCCCGGCCCTGGCCGCCTATGACTTCGCCAGCGCCCTGCCTGGCGGTATCGGCACCGGCCCCCACAACGCCACGCGCTACATCGACCCCACCACAGGCACCTTCAAGGTCGGCAACGTCGGTTCCGATGCCGAGGCGCGTGACAGTGGCCAGTTCGGCATCAGCCTGCATTACATCGCCGAATCGCTGAACTACACCGACTTCGGTTTCTACTACGTCAATTACCACACCAAGGAACCGGTGCAGCAGGTCGACTTCGACGGCTACCGCGGTGTCGATATGAACACCCTGGGTTCGATTCTCGGCGCCCAAACCGCCCAAGCACTGGCAACCGTCGACATGTCGCTGAATTCCAATGTACGCCGCAAGTACGTCGAGGACGTGCGGGTAATGGGCGTCAGCTTCAGCACCACCGTCGGTAATGCCTCGGTATTCGGCGAGCTGGCCTACAAACCCAACATGCCGATTGCCGTGAGCGCGACCAACGACATCCTCGGCGACCTGCTCACTCAAGGCCTGGCCGGCACCTCGTCGATCTACGACGGCAACGTCGCAGACAGCGCAGCCTGCGGCCAGGTGGCAAACCAGCGCCTGTGTCGCGGCGGGCGCGTTGCCAACTACGAGCGCGTCGAGGCCTTCAACGCCTCGCTTGGCACCATCTACAACTTCGGCCCTTCGCTGGGTTTCGACTCGCTGATCGGCGTCGCGGAAGTCGCCACAGAGCAACTGCACGGCAGCAGCCTGACCTACACCGGCTACGCACCAACGGCGGAGAAACGCAAGTTCGTCGGCTCGCCTGACACGGCCTCGAACCCGATCGACCGCGAGTCCTATGGCTACACGGTGAGCATGAGCGGCACCTGGAACGACGTGTACGCCGGGGTGAACCTCTCGCCTTTCATCGTTCACAGCTACGACTTCAAGGGCAACTCACACCTGACCGGCAGCTTCATGGAGGGCCGCAAGGCCTACACCGTCGGCGTGCGCGCCAACTACATGGGGCGCTTCGAAGCCGGCCTGCAATACACCGCATTCACCGGCGCCGGCACCAGCAACCTGATCCGCGACCGGGACAACGTCAGCTTCGACATGCAGTACTCGTTCTAA
- a CDS encoding PilZ domain-containing protein, whose protein sequence is MSLPPNLGPRNGILSLTIKDKSVLYAAYMPFIKNGGLFIPTNKSYKLGDEVFMLLNLMDEPEKIPVAGKVVWITPKGAQGNRAAGVGVQFNDGDNTARNKIETYLAGALKSDRPTHTM, encoded by the coding sequence ATGAGCCTGCCACCCAATCTGGGCCCCCGTAACGGAATTCTGTCCCTGACCATCAAGGACAAGTCCGTGCTCTATGCGGCGTACATGCCTTTTATCAAGAATGGCGGCCTCTTCATCCCCACCAACAAGAGCTACAAGCTCGGTGACGAAGTGTTCATGCTGCTCAATCTGATGGACGAGCCGGAGAAGATCCCGGTGGCCGGCAAGGTGGTGTGGATCACCCCGAAGGGCGCCCAGGGCAACCGCGCTGCCGGTGTCGGCGTGCAGTTCAATGACGGTGACAACACCGCGCGCAACAAGATCGAGACCTACCTGGCCGGTGCGCTGAAATCCGACCGCCCGACCCATACGATGTAA
- the mltG gene encoding endolytic transglycosylase MltG has product MLRKILVLLECGVLLAALLVVGAAWQQQRALEQPLHLTEEMLLEVPTGATPSGLLNRLEAEGVIDNALWLRLYWRFNLRAPALHSGEYRLLPEHTAKDMLGLWQRGEVVQYSLTLVEGWNFRQVRAALGRQERLEQRLADLTDAQLMERLGLAGQNPEGRFFPDTYRYVRGMSDEDLLKQANARLEAVLAEEWQKRAEGLPYREPYDALIMASMIEKETGVPEERGEIAGVFVRRLRIGMRLQTDPTVIYGMGERYNGRITRADLRTPTPYNTYTIDGMPPTPIAMVGREAINAALNPLDGSTLYFVARGDGSHVFSRTLDEHNRAVREYQLKRRADYRSSPAPRAAADTE; this is encoded by the coding sequence GTGCTACGCAAGATTTTGGTGCTGCTCGAGTGCGGCGTGCTGCTGGCCGCGTTGCTGGTGGTGGGAGCCGCCTGGCAACAGCAGAGGGCGCTGGAGCAACCCCTGCATCTGACTGAAGAAATGCTGCTGGAGGTGCCGACCGGTGCCACCCCGAGTGGGCTGCTCAATCGCCTGGAGGCGGAGGGCGTGATCGACAACGCCCTCTGGCTGCGTCTTTACTGGCGATTCAACCTGCGCGCGCCAGCCTTGCACAGTGGCGAGTATCGACTGCTGCCCGAGCACACGGCCAAGGACATGCTCGGCCTGTGGCAACGCGGCGAGGTGGTGCAGTACAGCCTGACCCTGGTCGAGGGCTGGAACTTCCGCCAGGTACGTGCCGCGTTAGGCCGACAGGAGCGCCTGGAGCAGCGTCTGGCCGATCTCACCGACGCGCAGTTGATGGAGCGTCTGGGTCTTGCCGGGCAGAACCCGGAAGGACGCTTCTTCCCTGATACCTATCGCTATGTGCGTGGCATGAGCGATGAGGATCTGCTCAAGCAGGCCAACGCGCGCCTCGAAGCCGTACTGGCTGAAGAATGGCAAAAGCGTGCCGAGGGCTTGCCCTACCGTGAGCCCTACGATGCCTTGATCATGGCATCAATGATCGAGAAGGAAACCGGCGTACCCGAGGAACGCGGTGAAATCGCCGGGGTATTCGTGCGCCGCCTGCGCATCGGCATGCGTCTGCAGACCGACCCCACGGTGATCTACGGCATGGGCGAGCGCTACAACGGCCGTATCACCCGTGCCGACCTGCGCACGCCGACGCCCTACAACACCTACACCATCGACGGCATGCCGCCCACGCCAATCGCCATGGTCGGCCGTGAGGCGATCAATGCGGCGCTCAATCCGCTCGATGGCTCCACGCTGTATTTCGTCGCACGAGGCGACGGCAGCCATGTGTTCTCCAGAACCCTGGACGAGCACAACCGCGCGGTGCGCGAATACCAGCTCAAGCGCCGTGCCGATTACCGTTCCAGCCCCGCACCACGCGCGGCTGCCGACACTGAATAA
- a CDS encoding GTP 3',8-cyclase MoaA — MIVDRQGRRFRNLRVSLTAACNYACTYCVPNGKRLVAAQDELSADAMARGVAYLIEAAGIERLRITGGEPLVSTRLEPFLCQVSQLGLDDISLTTNGQLLERKLPLLVECGIRRLNVSLDTLDADAFRSIARGGDLATVLAGMEAAREAGMRVKVNMVPLRGQNLDQVLPLLEYCLERGFELRFIELMRMGHLARDGNAFNQQFVGLPELLELIGSRHQYVQASAPVDATAMRYAIPGTGHFGVIANESVPFCRTCSRLRLSSTGWLHGCLSSSNRHFVGDLLDKPRHQALPALQRLLVKALGDKQDLAFSGGVTVMKIIGG, encoded by the coding sequence ATGATCGTCGACCGCCAGGGCAGACGCTTTCGCAATCTTCGTGTCAGCCTGACTGCTGCCTGTAACTACGCCTGCACTTACTGTGTGCCGAACGGCAAGCGCCTGGTTGCTGCTCAGGACGAGCTCTCGGCCGACGCCATGGCACGTGGCGTGGCTTATCTGATCGAAGCCGCCGGCATCGAACGCCTGCGTATCACTGGTGGCGAGCCCCTGGTCAGCACGCGCCTGGAACCCTTCCTGTGCCAGGTCAGCCAGCTCGGCCTCGACGACATTAGCCTGACCACCAATGGCCAGTTGCTCGAGCGCAAGCTGCCGTTGCTGGTGGAGTGCGGTATCCGCCGCCTGAATGTTTCCCTCGATACCCTCGACGCTGACGCTTTTCGCAGCATTGCTCGCGGTGGCGACCTAGCCACCGTGCTCGCTGGCATGGAGGCGGCCCGCGAAGCCGGGATGAGGGTCAAGGTCAACATGGTGCCGCTGCGCGGACAGAACCTGGATCAGGTATTGCCGCTGCTGGAGTACTGCCTGGAACGTGGCTTCGAGTTGCGCTTCATCGAACTGATGCGCATGGGTCACCTGGCGCGCGATGGCAATGCATTCAACCAGCAGTTCGTCGGCTTGCCCGAGCTGCTGGAACTGATCGGCAGCCGTCACCAGTACGTCCAGGCCAGCGCGCCGGTGGATGCCACGGCGATGCGCTATGCCATTCCCGGTACGGGTCACTTTGGTGTGATCGCCAACGAGAGCGTACCGTTCTGCCGTACCTGCTCGCGCCTACGCCTGTCGTCTACCGGCTGGCTGCATGGCTGCCTGTCGTCGAGCAACCGCCACTTCGTTGGCGACCTGCTCGACAAGCCGCGCCATCAGGCCTTGCCGGCATTGCAGCGCCTGCTGGTCAAGGCGTTGGGCGACAAACAGGATCTGGCCTTCTCAGGTGGCGTCACGGTGATGAAGATCATCGGCGGTTGA
- a CDS encoding TatD family hydrolase, with product MLIDSHCHLDRLDLAAHGGSLDAALDAARAAGVGHFLCIGVSADNAATVKNLAERYPDVDCSVGVHPLDLEPGAEPALDWLLGELAHPKVVAIGETGLDYHYEPESAALQQASFRLHLDAARITGKPVIVHTREARADTLALLREAALPQAGVLHCFTEDWEMAKAALDIGFYISLSGIVTFRNAEALREVARQVPVDRLLVETDSPYLAPVPHRGKPNLPQYVREVAEYLAVLRGVSYETLAEQTSSNFKRLFPLASVA from the coding sequence GTGCTGATCGATTCCCACTGCCACCTAGACCGTCTCGACCTTGCCGCCCATGGCGGTTCGCTGGATGCTGCCCTGGACGCGGCGCGTGCCGCAGGGGTTGGCCATTTCCTGTGTATCGGCGTGAGTGCCGACAACGCCGCAACGGTGAAGAACCTGGCCGAGCGTTACCCGGATGTCGATTGTTCGGTTGGTGTTCACCCACTGGATCTCGAGCCTGGTGCTGAGCCCGCTCTGGATTGGCTGCTCGGCGAGCTGGCGCACCCGAAGGTGGTCGCCATCGGCGAGACAGGGTTGGATTATCACTACGAGCCGGAGTCTGCCGCGTTGCAGCAGGCTTCGTTCCGGCTGCATCTGGACGCAGCGCGTATCACCGGCAAGCCGGTGATCGTGCATACCCGCGAAGCCCGCGCCGATACCCTGGCATTGCTGCGTGAAGCAGCGCTGCCGCAAGCCGGAGTACTGCACTGTTTCACCGAAGACTGGGAAATGGCCAAGGCGGCGCTGGATATCGGTTTCTATATTTCGCTGTCGGGCATCGTCACCTTCCGCAATGCCGAGGCCTTGCGTGAGGTGGCGCGTCAGGTGCCGGTCGACCGTCTGCTGGTGGAAACCGACTCGCCATATCTGGCACCGGTGCCGCATCGTGGCAAACCCAACCTGCCGCAATATGTGCGTGAAGTGGCCGAGTATTTGGCCGTGCTGCGTGGCGTGAGTTACGAGACGCTAGCCGAGCAGACCTCGAGCAACTTCAAACGCCTGTTCCCGCTGGCGAGTGTGGCCTGA
- the pabC gene encoding aminodeoxychorismate lyase, which produces MRSWVNGAPGEQLSVRDRGLAYGDGLFETIAVRGGRIPLLARHLVRLADGCRRLSIPLDLTLMEAELQAFAAQLDEGVAKLVVTRGEGQRGYAPPQPCQPLRILQAAPLPQYPAAHAEQGVRLFPCVTRLAEQPALAGLKHLNRLEQVLARAEWQDAECAEGLMCDSSGRVIEGVYSNLFLVVAGGLVTADLSRCGVAGVMRAEILQQAQLLGLSIELRDISFDELLGADEVFLCNSLYGIWPVRALQERHWSVGPLTRKLQAIVCDLLSK; this is translated from the coding sequence ATGCGCAGCTGGGTCAACGGCGCGCCCGGCGAGCAGTTGTCGGTTCGCGACCGTGGCCTGGCTTACGGCGATGGTCTGTTCGAGACCATCGCCGTGCGTGGTGGGCGTATCCCGCTGCTGGCGCGACATCTGGTGCGCCTGGCCGACGGTTGTCGGCGTCTGTCCATCCCGCTCGATCTGACCCTGATGGAGGCCGAACTGCAGGCCTTCGCTGCGCAGCTCGACGAGGGGGTGGCCAAGCTGGTCGTCACCCGCGGCGAGGGCCAGCGCGGCTACGCGCCGCCACAACCCTGCCAGCCGCTGCGTATCCTGCAGGCGGCTCCGCTACCGCAGTATCCCGCTGCGCATGCCGAGCAGGGCGTACGTCTGTTCCCTTGTGTAACCCGGCTGGCCGAGCAACCTGCACTGGCTGGACTCAAGCACCTCAACCGCTTGGAGCAGGTATTGGCGCGTGCCGAGTGGCAGGATGCCGAGTGCGCCGAAGGGCTGATGTGTGACAGCAGCGGTCGGGTCATCGAAGGGGTGTACAGCAATCTGTTTCTGGTCGTGGCTGGCGGGCTGGTTACCGCCGATCTATCGCGCTGTGGGGTGGCCGGTGTGATGCGCGCCGAAATCCTGCAGCAGGCGCAGTTGCTCGGGTTGTCCATCGAGTTACGCGATATTTCCTTCGACGAACTGCTGGGGGCGGACGAAGTCTTTCTCTGCAACAGCCTTTACGGCATCTGGCCTGTGCGGGCGCTGCAAGAGCGACACTGGTCGGTCGGGCCGCTCACCCGTAAACTGCAGGCCATCGTTTGCGACCTACTGAGTAAATAA
- the tmk gene encoding dTMP kinase → MTGLFITLEGPEGAGKSTNREYLAERLREQGVEVLLTREPGGTPLAERIRELLLAPSDEPMAVDTELLLVFAARAQHLQQVIRPALAKGSVVLCDRFTDATYAYQGGGRGLSTERIAQLEQFVQGELRPDLTLIFDLPVEVGLARAAARGRLDRFEQEGRGFFEAVRQAYLRRAEQAPQRYRVLDAGQTLTQVQADIDALLPSLLEACRG, encoded by the coding sequence GTGACCGGTCTGTTTATTACTCTGGAAGGCCCGGAAGGCGCCGGTAAAAGCACCAATCGCGAGTACCTCGCCGAGCGCTTGCGCGAGCAGGGCGTCGAGGTGCTGCTGACCCGCGAACCGGGCGGTACGCCGCTGGCCGAGCGCATTCGCGAATTGCTGCTGGCACCCAGCGACGAGCCCATGGCGGTCGATACCGAACTGCTGCTGGTGTTCGCCGCGCGGGCCCAACATCTGCAACAGGTCATTCGCCCGGCCTTGGCCAAGGGCAGCGTGGTGCTGTGTGATCGTTTCACCGATGCTACATACGCCTACCAAGGCGGTGGGCGAGGGCTGTCCACCGAGCGTATCGCGCAGCTGGAGCAGTTCGTTCAGGGTGAGTTGCGCCCGGATCTGACCTTGATCTTCGATTTACCGGTCGAGGTCGGTCTGGCGCGTGCGGCTGCACGTGGCCGTCTGGATCGCTTCGAACAGGAAGGCCGTGGTTTCTTCGAGGCGGTACGTCAGGCTTACCTGCGACGTGCTGAGCAGGCACCACAGCGCTACCGCGTGCTGGATGCCGGGCAGACCCTGACTCAGGTGCAGGCCGATATAGATGCCTTGCTGCCGAGCCTGCTGGAGGCCTGCCGTGGCTGA
- a CDS encoding TetR/AcrR family transcriptional regulator: MQKEPRKVREFRRREQEILDTALKLFLEQGEDSVTVEMIADAVGIGKGTIYKHFKSKAEIYLRLMLDYERDLNTLLHSADVDRDKEALSRAYFEFRMRDPQRYRLFDRLEEKVVKGNQVPEMVEQLHKIRASNFERLTQLIKGRIAEGKLEDVPPYFHYCAAWALVHGAVALYHSPFWSNVLEDQEGFFQFLMDIGVRMGNKRKRDA, translated from the coding sequence ATGCAGAAAGAACCCCGTAAGGTCCGCGAATTCCGTCGCCGCGAGCAAGAAATTCTCGATACCGCGCTGAAACTCTTCCTCGAGCAGGGAGAAGACAGCGTTACCGTCGAGATGATCGCTGATGCGGTCGGTATCGGCAAAGGCACTATCTACAAGCACTTCAAGTCCAAAGCGGAGATCTATCTGCGCCTGATGCTCGACTACGAGCGCGATCTCAACACGCTGCTGCATTCGGCTGATGTGGATCGCGACAAGGAAGCGCTGTCGCGTGCCTACTTCGAGTTCCGCATGCGCGACCCGCAGCGCTATCGCCTGTTCGACCGCCTGGAAGAGAAGGTGGTCAAGGGCAACCAGGTGCCGGAGATGGTCGAGCAGTTGCACAAGATCCGTGCTTCCAATTTCGAGCGCCTGACCCAGTTGATCAAGGGGCGCATCGCCGAAGGCAAGCTGGAAGACGTACCGCCGTACTTCCACTACTGCGCCGCCTGGGCGCTGGTGCATGGCGCCGTGGCGCTGTACCACTCGCCGTTCTGGAGCAACGTGCTCGAGGATCAGGAAGGCTTCTTCCAGTTCCTTATGGATATCGGCGTGCGGATGGGCAACAAGCGCAAGCGCGACGCCTGA
- a CDS encoding DUF1329 domain-containing protein — MRTSLLSSKRCLLALATAASLSLGIAHAAISAQEAERLGGELTPLGGEKAGNADGSIPAWDGGLTVAPAGFTPGKHYVDPFPDDKPLFTITAQNFEQYRDKLSDGQIAMLKTYPQTLSYPVYQTRRTAAAPDWVYANTRKNATTATLVGGGNGFTNAYGGIPFPIPQSGVEAVWNHIARYRGTYLVRNLSEATVQANGAYNLSTFDQRVLFNYYIKDGDPAKLDNILFYYLASARSPARIAGQAALLYETLDQVKEPRMAWGYVPGVRRVRRAPTLAYDTPEENSDNLMTLDDRDMFNGSPDRYEWKLVGKKEMYIPYNNYRILSPSIKYKQLIQPGHLAPEQTRFELHRVWVVEGTLKGSARHIYSKRTLYFDEDSWQVAMTDRYDSRGELWRVGMGYLTNFYDLPTIWSSIDVFYDLQSRRYVVHKLENEESSTLDFTQPIPSRDIFKPANLQRMGNR; from the coding sequence ATGCGCACCTCACTTCTCTCCAGCAAACGCTGCCTGCTGGCATTGGCAACGGCAGCCTCTCTCAGCCTTGGCATAGCGCACGCAGCCATCAGCGCTCAGGAAGCCGAGCGCCTCGGCGGCGAACTCACCCCACTGGGCGGTGAAAAGGCCGGCAACGCAGACGGCAGTATCCCGGCCTGGGATGGCGGCCTGACCGTCGCGCCAGCCGGCTTCACACCCGGCAAGCACTATGTCGACCCCTTCCCGGACGACAAGCCGCTGTTCACCATCACAGCGCAGAACTTCGAGCAATACCGGGACAAGCTCTCGGACGGCCAGATCGCCATGCTCAAAACCTATCCACAGACCTTGTCCTACCCGGTCTATCAGACTCGTCGCACCGCGGCAGCGCCAGATTGGGTCTACGCCAACACCCGCAAGAACGCCACCACCGCCACCCTGGTAGGCGGCGGCAACGGCTTTACCAATGCCTATGGCGGCATCCCCTTCCCCATCCCGCAGAGCGGCGTGGAAGCGGTGTGGAACCATATCGCGCGCTATCGCGGCACCTACCTAGTGCGCAACCTCTCCGAAGCCACGGTTCAGGCAAACGGCGCCTACAACCTCAGCACCTTCGATCAGCGTGTGTTGTTCAACTACTACATCAAGGATGGCGATCCGGCGAAGCTCGACAACATCCTGTTCTACTACCTGGCCTCGGCCCGCAGCCCTGCCCGCATCGCAGGCCAGGCGGCGCTGCTCTATGAAACGCTGGATCAGGTCAAGGAACCACGCATGGCCTGGGGCTACGTACCGGGCGTGCGCCGGGTTCGCCGCGCCCCGACCTTGGCCTATGACACGCCGGAAGAGAACTCCGACAACCTGATGACGCTGGACGACCGGGACATGTTCAACGGCTCGCCGGATCGCTACGAATGGAAGCTGGTCGGCAAGAAGGAGATGTACATCCCCTACAACAACTACCGCATCCTCAGCCCGTCGATCAAATACAAGCAACTGATCCAGCCCGGCCATCTCGCCCCCGAGCAGACCCGCTTCGAACTGCACCGCGTGTGGGTAGTAGAAGGCACCCTGAAAGGTTCGGCGCGCCACATCTACTCCAAACGCACCTTGTATTTCGATGAGGACAGCTGGCAGGTGGCGATGACCGATCGTTACGACAGCCGCGGCGAACTCTGGCGTGTCGGCATGGGCTACCTGACCAACTTCTACGATCTGCCCACCATCTGGTCGTCGATCGACGTGTTCTACGACCTGCAATCGCGTCGCTACGTGGTGCACAAGCTGGAAAACGAAGAGAGCAGCACGCTCGACTTCACCCAGCCGATCCCCTCACGCGACATCTTCAAACCCGCCAACCTGCAGCGGATGGGCAACCGCTGA